The Equus asinus isolate D_3611 breed Donkey chromosome 22, EquAss-T2T_v2, whole genome shotgun sequence genome has a segment encoding these proteins:
- the LOC139041545 gene encoding uncharacterized protein DKFZp434B061-like — translation MIKHLSKDQTTQRGDTASMTPKATCRRVLTWPSTARTRPARAPTRAPTGTCHAGGPRDARAPDPRPAPPARSPPPGPRPRPRDGTASFGRTLPRARAPPRAAQRRGPNGPRVLTGPGVLTARAGPRRAGPRPPSPRPAGRSLVPQEVPRRTRPAHGRSAAPGSAARAPRLRSAGRAPALRPVRRLRPARARPAPPGSAPEAASANGGAGRAGPGRFRGGAQGPPSSPGRAPPLRIPRPRTAPRIPPLRIPRPRISPRIPPPRTAPPRTAPRIPPPRTAPRSPPPRTAPRISPSTHCPSQPPSTHRRPYLPLHALPPVSPLRAPPLLRPGAGPSSLAALCLPFLFLRLPTAVGTAGERASQPPRKKKAKFTAVRSVKPAPPAVGVALAYFPLLAHRRGDLKNERGRDN, via the exons ATGATCAAGCATCTGTCAAAAGACCAAACCACACAGCGAGGAGACACAGCCTCGATGACACCCAAAGCCACCTGCAGGCGGGTCCTTACCTGGCCG TCAACCGCGCGGACCCGCCCCGCCCGCGCGCCCACGCGGGCACCCACAGGCACCTGTCACGCCGGGGGCCCGCGGGACGCCCGCGCCCCggacccccgccccgcgcccccggcccggAGCCCCCCGCCGggcccgaggccccgcccccgcgaCGGCACCGCCTCCTTCGGACGGACCCTCCCACGTGCCCGCGCCCCGCCACGCGCCGCACAAAGGCGCGGGCCCAACGGGCCGCGCGTCCTCACCGGGCCGGGCGTCCTCACGGCGCGCGCGGGCCCCCGGCGCGCGGGGCCTCGGCCGCCATCGCCCCGGCCCGCCGGCCGCTCGCTCGTCCCGCAGGAGGTCCCGCGGCGCACGCGGCCCGCTCACGGGCGCTCGGCGGCCCCGGGCTCGGCGGCGCGCGCCCCCCGCCTCCGCTCCGCCGGCCGCGCGCCCGCCCTCCGCCCGGTGCGCCGCCTCCGCCCTGcgcgcgcccgccccgccccgcccgggaGCGCGCCGGAAGCCGCCTCGGCCAAtgggggcgcggggcgggccgggccggggaggtttcggggaggggcccagggcccGCCCTCATCCCCCGGCCGCGCACCGCCCCTCCGCATCCCCCGTCCACGTACCGCCCCTCGCATCCCGCCCCTCCGCATCCCCCGTCCGCGCATCTCCCCTCGCATCCCCCCTCCGCGCACCGCCCCTCCGCGCACCGCCCCCCGCATCCCCCCTCCGCGCACCGCCCCTCGCAGCCCCCCTCCACGCACCGCCCCCCGTATCTCCCCCTCCACGCACTGCCCCTCGCAGCCCCCCTCCACGCACCGCCGCCCGTATCTCCCCCTCCACGCACTGCCCCCCGTATCCCCCCTCCGCGCACCGCCCCTCCTCCGCCCGGGGGCCGGGCCTTCCTCGCTGGCTGCGCTGTGTTTGCCCTTCTTGTTCCTGCGCCTCCCGACCGCGGTGGGAACTGCGGGCGAGCGCGCGTCTCAGCCGCCgcggaaaaagaaagcaaaattcacAGCTGTGCGATCTGTGAAGCCCGCACCGCCAGCCGTCGGAGTT gCACTCGCCTACTTCCCCCTTTTGGCACATAGGCGTGGCGATCTCAAAAATGAACGAGGACGTGACAATTGA